Proteins encoded within one genomic window of Terriglobales bacterium:
- a CDS encoding winged helix DNA-binding domain-containing protein: MQKLKWSQAAAWRVRRQYLERRARASDMLAVARRLCGLHAQVFSSAELTLWARVEGLKRGAVQRAVWEERKLVKTWAMRGTLHLLPADELHLWHAALGTSRRYLRPKAWKNYFGITMEELDSITQAIGKALDGQVMTREELARAVGRITRSPALGAKLAEGSWGTILKPAAFAGHLCFGPSLGQLVRFTRPESWCALKGSRPDTQAATREVTRRFLGAYGPATYHDLARWWGSGMTIGRQWIGAMGDEVTAVDLDGTQAWMLTSDAREFRDTEPIRSVRLLPAFDQYVIGASHHAARLLPGDLRSRVYRPQGWVSPVLLVNGRMEGVWRHEVKGSRVEVTVESFVKVPKWARSAAAEEAERLAEFFGGTLNLKLPAC; encoded by the coding sequence ATGCAGAAACTGAAGTGGTCGCAAGCAGCGGCGTGGCGAGTTCGGCGGCAGTATCTGGAGCGGCGGGCTCGTGCTTCCGACATGCTTGCTGTTGCTCGGCGGCTTTGCGGATTGCATGCGCAGGTGTTCTCTTCAGCGGAATTGACGCTTTGGGCCAGGGTTGAAGGTCTCAAACGCGGAGCCGTTCAGCGCGCGGTGTGGGAAGAGCGAAAGTTGGTGAAGACTTGGGCGATGCGTGGCACGCTGCATCTTCTTCCCGCCGATGAGTTGCACTTGTGGCATGCCGCGCTGGGCACGAGCCGCCGATATCTGCGTCCGAAGGCTTGGAAGAACTACTTTGGGATCACGATGGAGGAGCTCGATTCAATTACCCAGGCGATCGGGAAAGCTCTTGATGGCCAGGTGATGACGCGCGAAGAGCTGGCGCGTGCCGTGGGACGCATTACGCGATCGCCTGCGCTGGGCGCGAAGCTGGCAGAGGGAAGTTGGGGCACGATCCTGAAGCCGGCTGCCTTCGCCGGACATTTATGCTTCGGTCCCAGTTTGGGACAGCTGGTTCGCTTTACGCGTCCCGAGAGCTGGTGCGCGCTCAAAGGTTCTCGGCCGGATACGCAGGCGGCCACTCGGGAAGTGACGCGTCGGTTCCTCGGCGCATATGGTCCGGCGACGTACCACGATCTGGCGCGATGGTGGGGTAGCGGAATGACAATCGGACGACAGTGGATCGGCGCAATGGGCGATGAAGTAACGGCTGTCGATCTCGATGGCACTCAGGCATGGATGCTCACGTCGGATGCTCGCGAGTTCCGCGACACCGAGCCGATCCGGTCGGTGCGTCTGCTGCCCGCGTTTGACCAATACGTGATCGGCGCGTCGCATCACGCGGCGCGTCTGTTGCCCGGCGATTTGCGCAGCCGCGTGTATCGTCCGCAGGGATGGGTCTCGCCAGTGCTGCTCGTGAATGGGCGTATGGAGGGCGTTTGGCGCCACGAGGTCAAAGGCAGCCGCGTGGAAGTGACGGTCGAATCCTTTGTGAAAGTCCCGAAATGGGCGCGGAGTGCGGCGGCGGAAGAAGCTGAGCGACTGGCCGAGTTCTTTGGAGGTACATTGAATTTGAAGCTGCCAGCCTGCTGA
- a CDS encoding sigma-70 family RNA polymerase sigma factor — MGTIALNPEMYPGLAKGAGNNGSPSEVMGRSAAKSLSDMSDAEVMLLAGAGDDSAFDYLVEKFRRPIVSFMYRMTHNQAIAEELAQEVFLRVYRSRSSYQAEAKFSTWLYRIATNLAVNHARDTRSERMAQTVNLDEPDPETGTTPDVADATPTVEADILRNERMAAIRQHVMELPERQRMAVVMHKYQGLDYKEIGKVLKLSESATKSLLFRAYETLRDKLKAFV, encoded by the coding sequence GTGGGTACTATAGCTCTCAATCCGGAGATGTATCCAGGGCTCGCTAAGGGTGCGGGGAACAACGGAAGCCCGTCGGAGGTGATGGGGCGCTCGGCGGCTAAGTCGTTGAGCGATATGAGCGATGCCGAAGTGATGTTGCTTGCCGGGGCGGGCGACGATTCGGCGTTTGACTATCTGGTTGAGAAGTTTCGGCGGCCGATTGTGAGCTTCATGTATCGCATGACTCACAATCAGGCGATCGCCGAGGAGCTGGCGCAGGAGGTTTTCCTGCGCGTGTACCGGTCGCGCAGCTCGTACCAGGCTGAGGCAAAATTCAGTACCTGGTTGTATCGTATTGCCACAAATCTCGCGGTGAACCATGCGCGCGACACGCGGTCGGAGCGCATGGCACAGACGGTGAATCTCGATGAGCCCGATCCCGAAACGGGAACGACACCGGATGTGGCTGATGCGACGCCGACGGTCGAGGCCGATATTTTGCGCAACGAGCGGATGGCCGCGATTCGCCAGCACGTGATGGAGCTGCCGGAGCGGCAGCGTATGGCTGTTGTGATGCACAAGTATCAGGGACTCGATTACAAAGAGATCGGCAAAGTGCTGAAGCTGAGCGAGTCCGCAACGAAGTCGTTGTTATTCCGCGCATATGAAACGCTGCGCGACAAGTTGAAAGCATTTGTGTGA
- a CDS encoding DUF3106 domain-containing protein — translation MKLKSQSAAFLLLAGSLFLPGLASGQNQHRDRQRENRPPARTQNNGPRPGKWLREHMNQSPQEQQRELQNDPEFKQLNPQQQQHLQQRLNQFNSMSPERKERMLNRMQRIESLPQDKQNLLRDSLQQFRQLPDDRRREVRHAWNSLSAMPPDQREQVMNSDRFKSTFNDQERSTLKGLLDSGFTPGNNNGGPH, via the coding sequence ATGAAACTGAAGAGCCAATCCGCAGCCTTTCTGTTGCTGGCCGGCTCTTTGTTTCTGCCCGGACTGGCCTCGGGTCAAAATCAACATCGTGATCGGCAGCGGGAGAATCGCCCGCCCGCGCGTACTCAGAACAATGGTCCCAGACCGGGAAAATGGCTGCGCGAGCACATGAATCAATCGCCGCAGGAGCAGCAGCGCGAGTTGCAGAACGATCCGGAATTCAAACAGCTCAATCCGCAGCAACAGCAGCATCTTCAGCAGAGGCTCAATCAGTTCAACAGCATGTCGCCGGAGCGGAAGGAGCGCATGCTGAACCGCATGCAGCGGATCGAGTCGCTGCCTCAGGATAAGCAAAATCTTCTGCGTGATTCGCTGCAGCAGTTTCGGCAACTCCCCGATGATCGGCGCCGTGAGGTGCGTCACGCCTGGAACAGTTTGAGCGCGATGCCTCCGGACCAGCGTGAACAGGTCATGAACTCCGACCGGTTCAAGTCAACCTTCAACGATCAGGAGCGCTCCACGCTCAAGGGTCTGCTCGATTCGGGATTCACTCCCGGAAATAACAACGGCGGGCCTCACTAG
- a CDS encoding proline dehydrogenase family protein — protein sequence MLRAAFIALSENRSLRHLAESSSIGHRVSERFVAGTTVDDALRATEETNALGMSVSIDNLGENVTNADEAQQSAKLYHELIDRITERRLDANVSLKLTHMGFDVDQRLATDIVSGLVEHARQKQNFVRVDMEGSPYTQRTLDLVQNVHSQNGNHGSVGAVVQAYLRRSEDDIRNLTAQAIRIRLCKGAYKEPAEIAFPEKRDVDANYVKLMKILLKSGIYHGIATHDEKMIEATIQFAHAEKISASAFEFQMLYGIRRDLQRELVKQGWRMRIYIPFGTEWYPYFMRRLAERPANALFVARNLLRK from the coding sequence GTGTTGAGAGCCGCCTTTATTGCTCTCTCCGAAAACCGCTCCTTACGACATTTAGCCGAGAGTTCTTCCATCGGACACCGTGTCTCGGAACGCTTTGTCGCCGGTACCACGGTCGACGATGCACTCCGCGCAACCGAAGAAACCAACGCGCTCGGTATGAGCGTAAGCATCGACAATCTCGGCGAAAACGTAACCAATGCCGACGAAGCCCAGCAGAGCGCAAAGCTTTACCACGAGCTGATTGATCGCATCACGGAGCGGCGACTCGACGCAAACGTGAGCCTCAAACTCACGCACATGGGTTTCGACGTAGATCAACGGCTTGCGACGGATATCGTCTCCGGCCTGGTGGAGCACGCGCGGCAGAAGCAGAACTTCGTGCGTGTAGACATGGAAGGCTCGCCTTACACGCAGCGCACGCTCGATCTGGTGCAGAACGTTCATTCCCAAAATGGAAATCATGGAAGCGTAGGGGCTGTTGTTCAAGCGTATCTTCGGCGCAGCGAAGATGACATTCGCAATCTCACCGCGCAAGCAATTCGCATCCGTCTGTGCAAAGGCGCGTACAAAGAACCGGCGGAGATCGCTTTTCCCGAGAAGCGCGACGTCGATGCCAACTACGTGAAGCTGATGAAGATTCTGCTGAAAAGCGGCATTTATCATGGCATCGCCACGCACGACGAGAAGATGATCGAAGCCACGATCCAATTCGCGCACGCAGAAAAGATCTCTGCCAGCGCTTTTGAGTTCCAGATGCTCTACGGAATCCGGCGCGACCTGCAACGCGAACTCGTGAAACAGGGCTGGCGAATGCGCATCTATATCCCGTTCGGAACAGAGTGGTATCCCTACTTCATGCGACGTCTAGCAGAGCGTCCAGCGAATGCGCTCTTCGTAGCAAGAAATCTCCTGCGAAAATAA